In the genome of Sander lucioperca isolate FBNREF2018 chromosome 18, SLUC_FBN_1.2, whole genome shotgun sequence, the window AaacacatccttcttttgtaggaattgttccagggcaagtttctgttccattttcagagaaaactttcctttgaaatcttttaaaacagtagtgacagcggcatcaacggcagcagcagtggcagcaaaaactgtcctgtcctgttagtagtgtcctgaggagtgtcccaggacagtcagacactgtcctgtgactcccatgactgtcccgggacagtcagacactgtcctgtacactgtcctgtgactccatgactgtcccaggacagtcagacactgtcctgtattctgtcctgtgactcccagacactgtcctgtgactccacgactgtcccaggacagtcagacactgtcctgtacactgtcctgtgactccatgactgtcctgggacagtcagacactgtcctgtacactgtcctgtgactccatgactgtcccgggacagtcagacactgtcctgtacactgtcctgtgactccatgactgtcccaggacagtcagacactgtcctgtattctgtcctgtgactcccagacactgtcctgtgactccatgactgtcccaggacagtcagacactgtcttGTAcgctgtcctgtgactcccagacactgtcctgtgactccatgacctgactgtcccgggacagtcatgggagtcacaggacagtgtacaggacagtgtctgactgtcccgggacagtcatgcaGTCGCAGGACAGTGTTTGGGattcacaggacagtgtacaggacagtgtctgactgtcccaggacagtcatggagtcacaggacagtgtctgggagtcaaaggacagtgtctgggagtcacgggacagtcatgggagtcacaggacagtgtacaggacagtgtctgactttcctgggacagtcatggagtcacaggacagtgtctgggagtcacaggacagtgtacaggaaagtgtctgactgtcccgggacagtcatggagtcacaggacagtgtctgggagtcacaggacagtgtacaggacagtgtctgactgttccgggacagtcatgggagtcacaggacagtgtacaggacactactaacaggacaggacagtttttgctgccactgcttctcatcaacaggttgctgcacttcggtggccgccatgttaaatgtaaacaaaaagctgcttgccgttgcttctctatcgtcatcgtgttgaACCTGCCAATAGCgcaccaggtggataagccagtttgtgattggtccccgcagatttgtaacggaggcaggatagaaaaatgtacaggtttccagcctgagctgcagggtgaaatcaaatcgccggcagattgggctgggtttacccagtctagttTACTTctaaaatactcaagtaaacaGAAGGGAATCTAAAACTCTGCTGTTTAGTGTTTACCTTGCTCCTTCAGAAGATGGATGGTGGGTCTCCCTGCAGACCGTGAATGAACATTTctagaaataaaacaaacataaaaaatattgtaaaaatCTGTTGGTTAAGGGACAGCATATGTCATTAATATTATTGCACATACTAAGttcaagctaaaaaaaactgacaaataTATCATCAAATTCAGGGAACGCCACCAATACCTGTTTATTAATAAGTATTAAATGTCAAGAATTGCATGTGAAATTCAAATATTATCAGGAAAAAAGGTGCCTGCACATTGATTATATGCTCCCGAAAAAAGGTCTATTGAGTACATCTACAGTACTACAGTACGACTCACAGAGGGAGATCCAGTTCCTTGGCTATCTGTGCCTGACGAATGAGGACCTGCCTTTGGCTCTCTTTGTCACTCTCACCACGGACATATCTGGGTGTAAAATCCAAACCAACCTATAATAACAGATGGGAAACGTTAACTGTTAACATGAATGCAAAAGAAAGCCAGGAGAGAAAACTGTTATTCACTAGTCACTTCAGAGATGCTGAATTATTACCTCCCCAATGGCCACAAGGTGGTCTTTGTATTTCTCTATTATGGGTAGAGCAGCATCTAGATCCTgcagaaaagtcagaaaaaaaacattctttatTCCTTCGCTATAACATGACAACTGCAGACATTTATTTGCCGCATTACCACATTTGTTTGCGGTGCTCATAGCAttacaaaattacattttttaaaaatcagcAGCAACACGTCTTTCCACCGTCAATGTCTCTGTTACTCTGGAACAGTTTTCATTGGAGCTACTTTAGTTCCTACAGAAAGTATTGACAGTGTCTTCTGTTGATCATCCAGAGTAATAAGGACATTGTTTACGGAAACAGATGTTGCTGTATTTTAAAGCTGTGAGCACAACAAAATTATATTCAAGTAAATGTTATTTATAAAGCCCCAAATAATAAATTTGCCTCCAAGGGCTTTACAGTCTGTCCACATTAGTATTACCCTCTATTCATATAAGGAACTGGTTCACATCAGCCTGGGGGCCTGTTTCATTCTCCAGCTGTTATTCCGCTCATTTCCTATCATCTCTCTACTGTCGTTATtaaataaaggcaaaatattttataaaaacacaTGTAATAAATAGTATACATAGCCTACAACGTAGACCAAAATAACAATAGTAAAATTACAAAATCAAAATGTTTATGTAAATAAAGTGCACACATAAATGAAGAATATGGATCAGAGGATAGCACTCTGGTAGGACGTCATAGAAATTTCTCAAACCAAAACTACTTGCCTGGCTAGATACTACTCCAGGTGAGGTGAGTTAGGATACTACTAGTACAGGTGAATTAGGAAATGTGTCTTCCTACCTGGAGAGAAGCCCCCCTCTGTTGCTCTGGGGAAACTTCTTGAACAGGGTGGACTCCAAGGCAGGGAAAAATAAAACCTGGAAACCTAGGGAAAAGTATACATGTcagtacaaaaacacaacacgTTAAGTTCAAATTATGTCACTCTAATACTAGTTATAGTTACCTCTGTGACAACTCAATAATCTTGTCAAATTCCCCAGCATGCTCGGCCACGGCTAATATTGCTAACAATCCAGCCTGGGAAATGATAAAGCAAAAGTTAAACACACATAACTATTCTGGACAATATGCTTCTTAGCGGACACGGCTCACCGTTTTTGAATTCTCAATCACCTCCTCTATGTCCTgacaaagaaaagaggaaaagttCACGCTCAATGAGTTATTTCAGAGATAAAATATGCACTTGtacccatagatatatataaaagcctttatatatatctatgctTGTACCCTTTAAAACGCGAGCATACCTTGTCAAAATCCCTCGCAGAGATATGACAGTGACAGTCAACGTAGCCATGCATGTGGAGTAGCGTTCAAAATCAAAACATCACCTTCTTCCGCAAAGCGAGACGGACCGCGCATGCGTAGACTCGTAGGAGCGCGAGATGTAGAACGCAGGTTTGCCCGGGGAAGCGGGGTTCCATTAAACCTGATTGGTTTAACATCCCCGGTGCACCAACGGTCAACAGATTAAACACCCCAAATGTTTTCAAGAAGCTGTGTTCTACGTTAACGATACCTTTATTAGAGGTTTATtgttcctgtttttttgttatgaCTTTATCGCTTTATCATTTCACCATCAACGTGATGCTATATCATGCGATAGTCACCTCGTCCTCCAGATCGTTTCGCCACACTATCGTAGGTGATTTTGACCTAAAATGGGAGGTTTAACTGTTTCTTTCCTTTTATCGATGTTGTTGATCAGCACATGCAGAGCAAAATACGAACCGAACTGGAAATCCATCGACTCCAGACCGCTGCCAGAGTGGTACGATCAGGCCAAGTTTGGCGTCTTTATACACTGGGGGGTTTTCTCTGTTCCGAGCTTCGGCAGTGAGTGGTTCTGGTGAGTTTTGTTCCCTCATTTCTTGCATATCATGAAATGGTTTCAACTTTAAGGACAAGTGGAGTTTAGGGATTGTATTAAACATGAAAGTCTGCAGCTGACATCAAGGCAAACTAAGCATGCACAAGGATGTGATCACAGATTTGGGaatattaattcattttatgaTCTGTGAAGTCACAAATTGTTTACGTGAGAGCAGCCTTTGGAGTAAAGGATCAGCGCGAAAATAAGCATTAAAAAATCTCACCACACAAGGCCAAGGCCCATTCAGTAGCTGTTATGGAGTTTTCTGTAATATTTACATTCTCTTCTGAGCACTTAAAGGACGATCTTTTCCATGAGGTTCAAATCTGATCATCTACTGATGAAAAGCATGTGGTATGACAGAAAGCTCCAGAATAGCAACTAAATGGTCCTTGTAGTGAGATACTCAACTTTTAAGTTAACAGGGCGATAAGACCTTGAAGTGCTCAGAAAAAGTGGAAATATACAATTGCATGAACACTGGGCAAACCCCTGCTGATTAAGATCATGCAATAGGctcaaaagctccagaacagctactaagTGGATGAACTTTGAACCTAAAATAATTGGGGTTATTGTAGGGTTATGATAACATGTCCAATGTTTAAGGCTCAATGTAAGGGTATTATACAGCGTATTATAGCATGCTTAGGATATGTTAATTCATTTTAACATGTTATTAATTTATTGCTTACCTTCATTGAGTggctgatttttttgtttgttttctgcttCAGGTGGTACTGGCAGAAGCAAAAACTAAAGCCGTATGTTGACTTCATGCAGAGGAATTATCCTCCAGACTTCAAGTATCAAGACTTTGCATCACAGTTCACTGCTGAGTTCTTTGATGCCAAAGAGTGGACGGACATCTTTGTCTCATCAGGGGCAAAGTACATCGTCCTAACCACAAAACACCATGAAGGTACAAGACATGATCCACATCCTGTCTCTCAGTATTTATTCTTGTTTAAGTTACTTTATCGTCACAAAAAGATCATTTCAAAGTGCTAAAACAAGGGCATAATTCCACATATTTGGAGTATTAGTGCAATGCTGCATCCTTTCAGCCATgcagaaaatgttttattatgttttatttttcaggTTTCACACTATGGGGCTCAAAAAACTCCTGGAACTGGAATGCAGTGGATGTTGGACCAAAGAGAGATCTGGTAGATGAAGTGGCGAGTGCTCTCCGTGCTAACAGTGACCTGCGTTTAGGGCTGTATCACTCTCTCTTTGAGTGGTTTAATCCACTCTTTGAACAGGACGCTGCCAATG includes:
- the LOC116057377 gene encoding tatD DNase domain containing 3-like isoform X2, with protein sequence MHGYVDCHCHISARDFDKDIEEVIENSKTAGLLAILAVAEHAGEFDKIIELSQRFPGFIFPCLGVHPVQEVSPEQQRGASLQDLDAALPIIEKYKDHLVAIGEVGLDFTPRYVRGESDKESQRQVLIRQAQIAKELDLPLNVHSRSAGRPTIHLLKEQGVEKALLHAFDGKPSVAMEGVKAGYFFSIPPSIIRSEQQKLVKQLPLENICLETDSPALGPEKQVRNEPKNICISAEYISKIKGVSLQEVMEVTTQNALRLFPKLKSAIRP
- the LOC116057377 gene encoding tatD DNase domain containing 3-like isoform X1, encoding MHGYVDCHCHISARDFDKDIEEVIENSKTAGLLAILAVAEHAGEFDKIIELSQRFPGFIFPCLGVHPVQEVSPEQQRGASLQDLDAALPIIEKYKDHLVAIGEVGLDFTPRYVRGESDKESQRQVLIRQAQIAKELDLPLNVHSRSAGRPTIHLLKEQGVEKALLHAFDGKPSVAMEGVKAGYFFSIPPSIIRSEQKQKLVKQLPLENICLETDSPALGPEKQVRNEPKNICISAEYISKIKGVSLQEVMEVTTQNALRLFPKLKSAIRP